In the Desulfatiglans sp. genome, one interval contains:
- a CDS encoding long-chain fatty acid--CoA ligase, producing MFRLFSIKKRLTASINKANDLYCFDKLIKKSAPPAPKINISSDDVAMYQYTDGTTGVSKKVMLGARFPSFMCSASLCA from the coding sequence ATGTTCCGGTTATTTAGCATAAAAAAGAGGCTTACTGCCTCAATCAATAAGGCAAATGATCTATATTGCTTTGATAAACTTATTAAAAAATCAGCTCCGCCTGCGCCTAAAATAAACATATCTTCCGACGATGTAGCCATGTATCAATACACAGACGGTACAACAGGTGTATCAAAGAAGGTCATGCTGGGTGCGCGCTTCCCTTCTTTCATGTGTTCGGCCTCACTGTGTGCATGA